The window TCCAGGACCAAGGCCCCAAGCCGCCGCTCCCGGAAGCCCACCCACCGCCCCCCCTCCCACCCCCGCCGGATCTCCTCCCGGGCTAGGGGGCGGAGGTCCTCCCGGGCCAGGGGGGCCATGAGGAGGACCCGGCCCTCCCGCCCCACCAGGTCCGCCGCCGGGGCCACCAGGTAGGGGGGGCCGTCCCCCTCGAGGCGCACCGCCCGGCCGCTTGCGAGCCGGTACCGGCCCGGGGCGGTCCGTTCCCCTACCCGGTCGGGGTAGGCGTAAAGGAGGAGCCGCCCCACCTCCTCGGGGTGGGGGAGGGCCTTTAAGGGCGGGGTGTGGAGCCGCCTCCGCCAGAGGGCGGAGACCCGTTCTAGGGCCTGGAAAAGCCCCCCTTCCCCCCGCCTCGCCCGGAGGAGGCCTTCCAGGCGGGGCATGAGGTCGGGCTCCCCCTCCAAGGGGTCCCGCTCCTCCAAAAGGGCCAGGAGGTCCGCCGCCAGGGGGAGGAGGCCGAGCTCCCGCGCGGCCAGCACCATCCGCCCAAGCCGGGGGTGGGTGGGGAGGGCGAGGAGGGCTTGGCCCAGGGGCGTGAGGGCCTCCCCCTCCACCGCCCCGAGGAGCCGAAGGAGCCCCCAGGCCGCCTCCAGGGCCCCCCTGGGGGGCGGGGTGGGGAGGGGGAGGTCTTCCAACCGCTCCCCAAGCCCTAAGGCGAGGAGGAGGGCCTGGGCCAGGTCCGCCTCCAGGATCTCCGGCCGCTTGGGGGGGAAGGCCCCTTTGGGGTAGAGGCGGAAGACCTTCCCCGGCCCCTCCCTTCCCGCGCGCCCCGCCCGCTGAAGGGCGGACTCCTCGGGGATGGGGACCACCTCGAGGCGGCTTAGGCCCGTCCTTGGGTCAAAGCGGGGGCGTTTGGCCAGCCCCGTGTCCACCACCCGCCGCACCCCCGGGAGGGTGAGGCTGGTCTCGGCCACGTCCGTGGCCAGGACGATCCGCCTGGGCCCTGGGCGGAGGAGGGCGGCCTGCTCCGCGAGGGGAAGCCCCCCGTGGAGGGGGTAGGCGGGGAGGTCCGCTAGGAGCCTTTGGGTGCGGGCGATCTCCCCCTTGCCGGGGAGGAAGACCAACACGCTCCCCTCCCCCTCCAGGAAGGCCTTCCGGGCGTAGCGGGCCGCCAGGGCCTCCAGGGGCCCCTCCGGGCGCTCCAGGTGGTGGACCTCCACGGGGTAGGGCCTTTCCGCCACCTCCAGCACCTGGCCCATCCGCTCCACGAGGGCCTCGTCCGGGGTGGCAGAGAGGACGACAAGGCGCAGGTCGGGCCGGAGAAGGGCCTGGACCTTAAGGAGGAGGCCTAAGGCCAGGTCCGTCTCCAGGTGCCGTTCGTGGGCCTCGTCCAGGAGGACGGCGGAAACCCCTTCCAGGGTGGGGTCCTTGAGGAGGGCCTGGAGGAGGAGGCCCTCGGTGAGGACCAGGAGGCGGGTCTTGGGGCCTTCCTTGCCCTCGAGGCGCACCCTGTAGCCCACGGTCTCCCCCAAAGGCTCCCCCAGGTTTTCCGCAAGCCGGAAGGCCACCGCCCGGGCGGCAAGCCGCCGGGGCTCGGAGAGGAGGACCTTGCCGGGGAAGGCCTTCAGGAGGGCCAAGGGGAAGAGGGTGGACTTCCCCGCCCCCGGGGGGGCTTTCAGGAGGAGGCGGGGGTGGTGTCTGAGCCGTTCCACCCCTTCCTGGATCCAATCCATGGGTTTATCCGGGGCCCCCACCGCGGCCTAGGCCGCGGTGGGGTGGTTTAGATGTCCAGCTCCGCGTAGCGGGCGTGCTCCTCAATGAACTCCCGCCTGGGGGCCACCTTCTCGCCCATGAGCCTTTCAAAGAGCTCGCTGGCCTCGAGGGCATCCCTAAGCTCCACCCGCTTCAGCACCCGCTTCTCGGGGTTCATGGTGGTCTCCCAAAGCTGCTCGGGGTTCATCTCCCCCAGGCCCTTGAAGCGCTGGACCTCGTAGCTCTTCCCCTCGAGCTCCTTTAGACGGGCCTGGAGCTCTTCCTCGGAGTAAAGGTACTCCACCTTCTTCCCCACCTGGAGCCGGTAGAGGGGGGGCTGGGCGATGTAGACGTAGCCCCCTTCAATAAGGGGGCGCATGTAGCGGTAGAAGAAGGTGAGGAGCAGGGTGCGGATGTGGCTTCCGTCCACGTCCGCGTCGGTCATGATGATGATCTTGTGGTACCGGAGGCCTTCCAGGTCAAAGTGGGCCTCGTCCCCCGTGCCCATGATCCCCGCCCCGATGGCCGCCACCATGGCCCGCACCTCGGCGTTCTTCAGGGCCTTGGAAAGCCCCGCCTTCTCCACGTTCAGGATCTTTCCCCGCAAGGGGAGGATGGCCTGGAAGCGCCGGTCCCGCCCCTGCTTGGCGCTCCCCCCGGCGGAGTCCCCCTCCACGATGAAAAGCTCCGCCTCCTCAGGGTTTTCCGTCTGGCAGTCCGCGAGCTTCCCGGGGAGGTCGTCGGACTCCAGGGGGTTCTGCCGCCGCACGAGCTCCCTGGCCTTCCGCGCCGCCTCCCGGGCCTGGGCCGCCCTCAGGGCCTTCTCGTAGACCAGCCGGGCCAGGCGGGGGTTTTCCTCCAGGGCCTCCATGAGCTTTTCGTAGACCACCTGGCCCGTGGCGGTCTCCGCCTCGGGGTTTAGGAGCTTCCCCTTGGTCTGGCCCTCAAACTGGGGCTGGGGGAGCTTCACGCTCACCACCGCGTAGACCCCCTCCAGGAGGTCGTCCCCCGTGGGCTGGGGGCCCTTGTCCTTGTTGAGCCCCGCCCGCTTGGCGTACTGGCCCAGGGCGCGGGTGTAGGCCTTCTTAAAGCCCGTGAGGTGGGTGCCCCCGTCCCGGGTGGGGATCATGTTGGCGTAGGTGAGGATCTCCGTGGTGTAGCCCTGGGTGTAGACCAGGCCCACCTCCACCTCCACCTCGCCCTCCCCGCCCCGGAGGAAGAGGGGCTTCTCGTGGAGGAGGACCTCCCCCTCCGCCAAGGCCTTGGCGAAGGAGGCCACCCCCCCCTTGTCAAAGAAGGTCTCCTCCCGGCCGTGGACCAGGTCGCGGAAGTGGAGCTTGAGCCCGGCCACCAGGTAGCTCACCTCCCGGAGGCGGGCGCGGATCTTGCTGGGGTCAAAGCGGAGCTCCCCGAAGATCTCCGGGTCTGGTTTGAAGGTGACCCGGGTGCCCCGCTTCCCCTTGGCCTCCCCCACCACCTTCAGGGGTTCCGTCACCTCCCCCCGGCTGAAGGCGATGCGGTGGTGCTTGCCCTCGCGGAAGACCTCCACCACGGTCCACTCGGAGAGGGCGTTCACCACGCTGGCCCCCACCCCGTGGAGCCCCCCGGAGACCTTGTAGGCCCCGGCCTCAAACTTGCCCCCCGAGTGCAGGGTGGTGTAGATGACCTCCACCGCGGGCTTCCCCTCCTCGGGCATGAGGTCCACGGGGATGCCCCGGCCGTTGTCCTCCACGGTGAGGGAGAAGTCCGGGTTCAGCGTGACCCAGATCTCCGTGGCGTAGCCCGCCAGGGCCTCGTCCACGGCGTTGTCCAGGATTTCTTTGAAGAGATGGTGGTACCCCTCCACCCCCGTGCCCCCGATGTACATGGCCGGGCGGTGGCGCACCCCTTCCAAGCCTTTGAGCACCTTGATGGCCGAAGCGTCGTAGCTCACACCCCCATTCTAGCACAAGTGCCTTCCATACGGGGCTGAACCCCCAGAGGCTGTGGAGTTTTATGATTTCATTCCGTTTAATCCCCCTTATCCTGGGGGCATGGTGTGGGGCGTGGTCCTCCACGGGGTTTTGGGCCTTCTCCTCCTTTTGGGCCTTCCCCTACTGGCCCTGGCTGCCCTTCCCGGCTTCTTCCGCCCCCTCGCCCCTTGGGTCTACCGGGGGGTGCGGGCCTTGGCCTGGGTGGCCATCCTCCAGGTCCTCCTGGGGTTTTGGCTCTTCTTCCTGGGGCTCAGGCCCAAGGAGGGGCTCCACCTCCTCTACGGCCTCCTCCTCGCCACCGGGCTCCACTACCTGGGGGGCCTCGAGCCCGGGGGGTGGTTCCACCGGGGCCTAAGGGAGCCCCCCAAGCGCCCCGAGGTCTACGTGGCCCTGGGCCTCCTCTTCGCCCTGGGGCTGGGCTTGAGGGCCTACTTCACGGGCCGCTAGTCGCTTTGCCCGTTAGGGCAAACGGATTTGCGAAGCAAGAGGAGGTCCCGGGGGAGGGGTAGCCTTTCCAGCATGCTCCGGGTGAGGTGGGGCACCGCGTCCCGGTAGAGCCCCTGGTAGTACCCCTGGACCTCTGGGCCGTTCAGGTACTCCACTAAGGCCGCCATCCGCCTTTCGGGAAGGGGGGCCCCTTTGGGCAGGAGGTGGAACTCCTCCCGCCAGGGGTAGGCCCTTTCGTCAAAGGCCGCCACCACCTTGCCGTGGCGGGTGTGGCCCACCACCAGGTGGGGGAGGGCGTAGAAGGGCTTGAGGAGGTTTGCCCTTTCCTTGGGGAAGAAGAGGCCGGAATAGGGGGTTTCGTAGTCGATGTGCCCCGGCTTGAGGTTGCGGCCGGTAAGGACCGGGACCAGGCCCGGCCCCGGCACGGTACGGGTGAGGGGGTGGCGCTTGAGCTCGGGGCTCCTGGCGGCGAAGCGGATTTCAAAGAGCTCGCCCAGGGGCACGCCCTCCCGTTCCAGGGCCAGGGCCTTTGGGTGGGGGAAGCGCACCATCCCCCCCTGCCAGTCGGGGTCCACCCAAAGCTCCTCCTCAAACCCCTGGTAGAGCTTTAAGCCCCTCCCCCCCTTGGTGAAGCGCACCACCGTGGCCCGCACCTTGAGCCCCGGGAAGGCCCGGCCCAGGTAAAACACCTCCAAACCCCCTTCCAGGGCCAGGAAGCGGCGCAGGCGGCGGAACTCGTCCAGGACCATCCAGCCCGCGGGCACCACGTAGACCAGGACCCCCCCGGGGGCGAGGAGCCTGACCCCCTGTTCCAGAAAGGCCCCGTAGAGGTTGTAGCGCCCGTACCAGGTGGCGAAGCGCTTCCGGTAGGCCCGGCGCTCCGCCTCCCCCAGGCCGATGCCCGCCCCGGGGGCCCCGTAGGGGGGGTTGGCCAGGATGAGGTCAAAAGGCCCCCCCTGGAAGCCCAGGAAGTCCGCCAGGTGGACCTCGGCGAAGGGGGGAGGGTCCAGGGCCTCGGGGAAGCGCTCCACCCCCACGAAGCGGAAGCCCGCCCCGTAGGCTTCCCGGAAGGCCCTGAGGAAGGGGCAGCGCCCGCACCCCGGCTCCAGCACCCTTAGGCCCCCCGCCCAGGGGCGGGCGAGGGCCACCATCCGGGCTACGAGCTCCGGCGGGGTGGGCACCTGGCCCCGGGCCCGCCTCATATCACGCCCAGCTTCCGCCCCACCTTCTCGTAGGCCGAAAGGGCCTTGTCCAGCATCTCCTTGGTGTGGGCGGCGGTGACGATGTTGCGGATCCTGGCCTTCCCCCGGGGCACGGTGGGGAAGCCGATGCCCACTGCGAAGACCCCCTCCTCCAGGAGCAGGCGGCTCGCTTCAAAGGCCGCCCTTGCCTCCCCGAAGAGCACCGGGGTGATGGGGGTTTGGCTCCCCATGGTGTCAAAGCCCAGGCGGGCGAGCTCGGCCTTGAAGTAGCGGGTGTTTTCCCAAAGCCGCCCGATCCTTTCCGGCTCCTTCTGCACCAGCTCCAGGGCCCCCAGGAGGGCCCCCACCACCGCCGGGGGGTGGGTGGTGGAGAAGAGGAGGGGCCGGGCCTTGTTGAGGAGAAGCTCTTTCAGCTCCAAGGCCCCGGCCGCGTACCCCCCGATGACCGCCCAGGCCTTGGAAAGGGTGGCCACCTGGATCACGTCGGGGTCTTCGTGGAAGCCGAAGTGGTGGACCGTGCCCTCCCCCCGAGCCCCCAGGACCCCGCTCCCGTGGGCGTCGTCCACGTAGACCACCGCCCCGTAGCGCTTGGCCAGGGGGACGATCCGGTCCAGGGGGGCGATGTCCCCGTCCATGGAGAAGACCCCGTCGGTGACGATGAGCTTGAGGCCGTCGGTGTCGTGGGTCTTGAGGAGCTCTTCCAGGTGCTCCACGTCCGCGTGGCGGTAGACCAGGCGGGTGGCCTTGGTGAGCCTGAGGCCGTCGATGATGGAGGCGTGGTTGAGCTCGTCGGAGAAGACCAGGTCCCCCTCCTTGAGAAGCGCCCCCAGCACCCCCTGGTTGGCGGTGAAGCCGGACTGGAAGACCAGGGCGGTCTCCGTGCCCTTGAAGCGGGCCAGGGCCTCCTCCAGCTCCAGGTGGTAGGGGAAGGTGCCGGCGATGGTCCTGACCGCCCCGCTCCCCGCCCCCCAGCGCTCCAGGTACTGGCGGGCCTTCTCCTTGAGGTAGGGGTGGTTGGCGAAGCCCAGGTAGTTGTTGGAGGCCAGGTTCACCACCTCCCGCCCCTCCACCCGGGTCACGGGCTCCTGGGGGGCCTCGAGGACCCGGGGCCGGATGTAGAGCCCCTCCGCCTTAAGCCGGGCGATCTCCTCCTCAATCCGAGCCTTCAGGTTCACGCTCACGCCTCCATCTAACGGCCGCGAGGGGGTTTTGTCCAGCCCTCACCTTCTTCTGACCGGGGCGTGCTACCCTGGGGATGGGCGCGTTGGTAGCGCTTCCAAACCCATGGGGACCTGGCAGGCGGAAGCGGAAAAGGAAAGGCTGGAGCTCAGGGCCAAGCTCCACGAGCTCCTCCATCGCCTTAGAGGGGAGCCCAACACCCTCCTGCCCTTCCACCAGGCCTTAGCCCTCCGCCCCCAAGGGGAGCACCACCTGGGGCTTAGGACCATCGAGGTGGACCGCATCGTGGGTTCGGTGGACCGGTACGAGGACTTTGACCGTCGCTTCCTCCCCAAGACCCCCCACACCCTGGAGCGCTGGAAGCGGCTCCGGGCCCTCCAGCTTGCGGGGGTGGAGCTTCCCCCCATTGAGGTCTACCAGGTGGGGGAGGCCTACTTCGTCAAGGACGGGAACCACCGGGTGGCCCTGGCCAAGGCCACGGGGCAGAAGTACATCGACGCGGAGGTCATCGCCCTGGAGGTGCCTGTGCCCGTGGAGCCCGGGGATACCCTGAAAGACCTCATCCTCAAGGCGGAGTACGCCCACTTTCTGGAGAAGACCCGGCTTAAGGCGCACATCCCCGAGGCGGAGGAGATCCGCTTCACCGCTTTAGGCCGCTACGACCTCCTTCTGGACCACATC of the Thermus oshimai DSM 12092 genome contains:
- a CDS encoding DNA topoisomerase subunit B — encoded protein: MSYDASAIKVLKGLEGVRHRPAMYIGGTGVEGYHHLFKEILDNAVDEALAGYATEIWVTLNPDFSLTVEDNGRGIPVDLMPEEGKPAVEVIYTTLHSGGKFEAGAYKVSGGLHGVGASVVNALSEWTVVEVFREGKHHRIAFSRGEVTEPLKVVGEAKGKRGTRVTFKPDPEIFGELRFDPSKIRARLREVSYLVAGLKLHFRDLVHGREETFFDKGGVASFAKALAEGEVLLHEKPLFLRGGEGEVEVEVGLVYTQGYTTEILTYANMIPTRDGGTHLTGFKKAYTRALGQYAKRAGLNKDKGPQPTGDDLLEGVYAVVSVKLPQPQFEGQTKGKLLNPEAETATGQVVYEKLMEALEENPRLARLVYEKALRAAQAREAARKARELVRRQNPLESDDLPGKLADCQTENPEEAELFIVEGDSAGGSAKQGRDRRFQAILPLRGKILNVEKAGLSKALKNAEVRAMVAAIGAGIMGTGDEAHFDLEGLRYHKIIIMTDADVDGSHIRTLLLTFFYRYMRPLIEGGYVYIAQPPLYRLQVGKKVEYLYSEEELQARLKELEGKSYEVQRFKGLGEMNPEQLWETTMNPEKRVLKRVELRDALEASELFERLMGEKVAPRREFIEEHARYAELDI
- the hrpB gene encoding ATP-dependent helicase HrpB; the protein is MDWIQEGVERLRHHPRLLLKAPPGAGKSTLFPLALLKAFPGKVLLSEPRRLAARAVAFRLAENLGEPLGETVGYRVRLEGKEGPKTRLLVLTEGLLLQALLKDPTLEGVSAVLLDEAHERHLETDLALGLLLKVQALLRPDLRLVVLSATPDEALVERMGQVLEVAERPYPVEVHHLERPEGPLEALAARYARKAFLEGEGSVLVFLPGKGEIARTQRLLADLPAYPLHGGLPLAEQAALLRPGPRRIVLATDVAETSLTLPGVRRVVDTGLAKRPRFDPRTGLSRLEVVPIPEESALQRAGRAGREGPGKVFRLYPKGAFPPKRPEILEADLAQALLLALGLGERLEDLPLPTPPPRGALEAAWGLLRLLGAVEGEALTPLGQALLALPTHPRLGRMVLAARELGLLPLAADLLALLEERDPLEGEPDLMPRLEGLLRARRGEGGLFQALERVSALWRRRLHTPPLKALPHPEEVGRLLLYAYPDRVGERTAPGRYRLASGRAVRLEGDGPPYLVAPAADLVGREGRVLLMAPLAREDLRPLAREEIRRGWEGGRWVGFRERRLGALVLERTPMDPGPPTEEALKEALKGGLPWGEAEGLRARVAFLRAQGVDLPDLSPEALLQDLSWLLPYAAGVRRKEELEALPWKALLLGLLGEKAALLERLAPETLTLPSGRRKRLLYREEGPLLRLTIQEALGLKETPKVLEGRVPVTVELLSPAGRPVQVTQDLKGFWERTYPTLRKEFMRRYPKHPWPENP
- a CDS encoding DUF4032 domain-containing protein, producing the protein MGTWQAEAEKERLELRAKLHELLHRLRGEPNTLLPFHQALALRPQGEHHLGLRTIEVDRIVGSVDRYEDFDRRFLPKTPHTLERWKRLRALQLAGVELPPIEVYQVGEAYFVKDGNHRVALAKATGQKYIDAEVIALEVPVPVEPGDTLKDLILKAEYAHFLEKTRLKAHIPEAEEIRFTALGRYDLLLDHIATRRYFKGLEEGRPIPWEEAVADWYQTLYRPTVEAIRRLGLLKDFPGRTEADLYLWVMDHRHFLAQELGGDPGPEEAARSYEARFGPLWKRLGGGLKALIGRR
- a CDS encoding glycine C-acetyltransferase; amino-acid sequence: MSVNLKARIEEEIARLKAEGLYIRPRVLEAPQEPVTRVEGREVVNLASNNYLGFANHPYLKEKARQYLERWGAGSGAVRTIAGTFPYHLELEEALARFKGTETALVFQSGFTANQGVLGALLKEGDLVFSDELNHASIIDGLRLTKATRLVYRHADVEHLEELLKTHDTDGLKLIVTDGVFSMDGDIAPLDRIVPLAKRYGAVVYVDDAHGSGVLGARGEGTVHHFGFHEDPDVIQVATLSKAWAVIGGYAAGALELKELLLNKARPLLFSTTHPPAVVGALLGALELVQKEPERIGRLWENTRYFKAELARLGFDTMGSQTPITPVLFGEARAAFEASRLLLEEGVFAVGIGFPTVPRGKARIRNIVTAAHTKEMLDKALSAYEKVGRKLGVI
- a CDS encoding TaqI-like C-terminal specificity domain-containing protein, whose translation is MRRARGQVPTPPELVARMVALARPWAGGLRVLEPGCGRCPFLRAFREAYGAGFRFVGVERFPEALDPPPFAEVHLADFLGFQGGPFDLILANPPYGAPGAGIGLGEAERRAYRKRFATWYGRYNLYGAFLEQGVRLLAPGGVLVYVVPAGWMVLDEFRRLRRFLALEGGLEVFYLGRAFPGLKVRATVVRFTKGGRGLKLYQGFEEELWVDPDWQGGMVRFPHPKALALEREGVPLGELFEIRFAARSPELKRHPLTRTVPGPGLVPVLTGRNLKPGHIDYETPYSGLFFPKERANLLKPFYALPHLVVGHTRHGKVVAAFDERAYPWREEFHLLPKGAPLPERRMAALVEYLNGPEVQGYYQGLYRDAVPHLTRSMLERLPLPRDLLLLRKSVCPNGQSD